Proteins encoded together in one Telopea speciosissima isolate NSW1024214 ecotype Mountain lineage chromosome 6, Tspe_v1, whole genome shotgun sequence window:
- the LOC122665679 gene encoding cyanidin 3-O-galactoside 2''-O-xylosyltransferase FGGT1-like, producing MTTTTKTNSSSSLTIAMFPWFAFGHFHSFLHLADKLAQRGHCISFLIPSKVQPQLEQLNHHPHLITFVPLVVPQVPGLPPGAATMSDIPIAMGPLLLTAMSRMQDQVEAALNSIQPNLIFFDIAHWIPPLAHRFGIASIHHCTVWASSVAHHLVPTRNIREGQYYTELMHLLPGFPSSSLQLHTYEGRQIMEMMTRDYLHEMTFYDVIMASMRDCDAISFRTCSEVEGPYCDYLKTQHGKRILLAGPSLPDPPISKLEEKWEKWLGGFENGSVVYCALGSEWVLKKEELQELVLGLDSIGLPFLAALKPPFGCETVEEALLEGFKERLEGRGVVHGGWVQQTLILGHPSVGCFITHCGGSSTWESLMNDCQVVVLPQIADQFFNARLLSGDLKVAVEVERREEDGWYTKKDVCKAVNLVMEENSTIGSEVRANHSRWKDVLLRPALESSYLDSFVQNLFDITNPLRHPYTTT from the coding sequence ATGACGACTACTACAAAGACAAACTCCTCTTCCTCCTTAACCATAGCCATGTTTCCTTGGTTTGCATTTGGCCACTTTCACTCCTTCCTTCACCTTGCAGACAAGCTTGCCCAGAGAGGCCACTGCATCTCCTTCTTGATCCCATCCAAAGTCCAACCTCAATTGGAGCAATTAAACCACCACCCTCACCTCATCACCTTCGTACCTCTCGTTGTCCCTCAAGTCCCTGGCCTTCCACCTGGGGCCGCAACCATGTCCGACATCCCCATTGCCATGGGTCCTCTACTTCTCACTGCCATGTCTCGAATGCAAGACCAGGTCGAAGCTGCTCTCAActcaatccaacccaacttaatCTTCTTTGACATTGCTCACTGGATTCCACCCTTGGCCCACCGCTTTGGCATTGCCTCCATCCACCACTGCACCGTTTGGGCCTCGTCTGTGGCTCACCATTTGGTCCCCACACGTAATATAAGAGAAGGTCAATACTACACCGAGCTGATGCATCTTTTGCCTGGCTtcccttcttcatctcttcaactACACACATACGAGGGTCGCCAAATTATGGAAATGATGACTAGAGACTACCTCCATGAAATGACATTCTATGACGTCATCATGGCCTCCATGAGGGATTGTGATGCCATCTCTTTTAGGACTTGTAGCGAGGTTGAGGGTCCTTACTGCGACTACTTGAAGACCCAGCATGGGAAGCGGATCTTACTGGCCGGACCGTCGTTGCCTGACCCACCCATCTCCAAGCTAGAAGAAAAGTGGGAGAAATGGCTGGGAGGGTTCGAGAATGGATCTGTGGTGTATTGCGCACTTGGGAGCGAGTGGGTTCTCAAGAAGGAGGAGTTACAAGAGCTGGTGCTGGGTCTAGACTCCATTGGGCTTCCTTTCTTAGCTGCACTGAAACCTCCATTTGGTTGTGAGACGGTGGAAGAAGCATTGCTTGAAGGGTTCAAAGAAAGGTTGGAAGGAAGAGGAGTGGTTCATGGGGGTTGGGTACAACAGACGTTGATATTAGGGCACCCATCGGTGGGGTGTTTTATAACACATTGTGGGGGATCTTCTACTTGGGAATCATTGATGAATGATTGTCAAGTGGTGGTGTTACCTCAAATAGCGGATCAGTTTTTTAATGCGAGGTTGTTGAGTGGAGATCTGAAGGTcgctgtggaggtggagagaagggaagaggatggatgGTACACCAAGAAGGACGTGTGTAAGGCGGTGAATCTCGTGATGGAAGAAAATAGCACGATTGGAAGTGAAGTGAGAGCCAACCACTCCAGGTGGAAGGACGTGTTGTTAAGGCCAGCCCTCGAGTCTTCCTATCTAGACAGTTTCGTGCAGAACCTGTTTGATATAACAAACCCCCTCCGTCACCCTTACACTACTACATAA